In Phreatobacter aquaticus, a single genomic region encodes these proteins:
- a CDS encoding SDR family oxidoreductase, which yields MTFLETLFGLKGKTALVTGGATGIGRMGAEALVMAGARVLIASRKADACEAVAKELNALGGSGSAEGFGGDVGTEAGVKALADEVRSRTDRLDILWNNAGKTWGTPLGAFPFKAWDGVMSVNVAGLFTLTQELLPLLEKNASTDDPARVVNVGSVMGTIPVGAGAYSYAASKSAVHHLTRILALELAGRRITVNALAPGPFISRMTAFALSSDEGQAHAAADTPIGRIGRPSDIMGCLLFLCGRGGAYTTGAILPVDGGIHVDSGHKLFGGE from the coding sequence CCGGCATTGGCCGCATGGGCGCCGAGGCGCTGGTCATGGCCGGCGCCCGGGTCCTGATCGCCTCGCGCAAGGCGGATGCCTGCGAAGCCGTGGCGAAGGAGCTCAATGCGCTCGGCGGTTCGGGCTCGGCCGAAGGCTTCGGCGGCGACGTCGGCACGGAAGCGGGCGTCAAGGCGCTGGCCGACGAGGTCCGCTCCCGCACCGACCGTCTCGACATCCTCTGGAACAATGCCGGCAAGACCTGGGGCACGCCGCTCGGCGCCTTCCCGTTCAAGGCCTGGGACGGCGTCATGTCGGTCAATGTGGCCGGCCTGTTCACGCTGACCCAGGAATTGCTGCCGCTTCTCGAGAAGAACGCCAGCACCGACGATCCCGCCCGCGTGGTCAATGTCGGTTCGGTCATGGGCACGATCCCCGTCGGGGCCGGCGCCTATTCCTATGCCGCCTCCAAGTCGGCCGTGCACCACCTCACCCGCATCCTCGCTCTGGAACTGGCGGGACGCCGCATCACCGTCAATGCACTGGCGCCCGGTCCCTTCATCAGCCGAATGACCGCCTTTGCACTGTCGTCGGATGAAGGGCAGGCTCACGCGGCGGCGGATACGCCGATCGGACGGATCGGCCGGCCGAGCGACATCATGGGCTGCCTCCTGTTCCTGTGCGGACGCGGCGGCGCCTATACGACCGGCGCGATCCTGCCGGTCGACGGCGGCATTCATGTCGATTCCGGCCACAAGCTCTTCGGAGGAGAGTGA
- a CDS encoding MaoC family dehydratase produces MAAEMTIDEMKAQIGQEIGVSKWFEISQATINSFADLTHDLQFIHIDPVAAAKTPFGTTIAHGFLTVSYLSAFAIDALPGVAGRVMGVNYGFDKLRMMSPVKSGSKIRGRFVLKALDSKSPQQHQLTYAVTVEIEGGDKPALIADWVTLAYTK; encoded by the coding sequence ATGGCAGCAGAGATGACCATTGACGAGATGAAGGCGCAGATCGGCCAGGAGATCGGCGTCTCCAAATGGTTCGAGATCAGCCAGGCGACCATCAACTCCTTCGCCGATCTGACCCACGATCTCCAGTTCATCCATATCGATCCGGTGGCCGCGGCGAAGACGCCGTTCGGCACCACCATCGCCCACGGCTTCCTCACCGTGTCCTATCTGTCGGCCTTCGCCATTGACGCTCTGCCGGGGGTTGCCGGCCGGGTGATGGGCGTCAACTACGGCTTCGACAAGCTGCGCATGATGAGCCCGGTGAAGTCCGGATCAAAGATCCGCGGCCGCTTCGTGCTGAAGGCGCTGGACTCCAAGAGCCCGCAGCAGCACCAACTGACCTATGCGGTCACCGTCGAGATCGAGGGAGGCGACAAGCCGGCCCTCATCGCCGACTGGGTGACGCTCGCCTATACCAAGTGA
- a CDS encoding SDR family NAD(P)-dependent oxidoreductase — protein sequence MTIRFDGRVAIVTGAGNGLGRSHALGLASRGAKVVIVDFGGARDGTGGSSEAAEKVVAEIKAAGGEAMAHGANVADFAQVQDMVAKTMAKWGRIDILINNAGILRDKTFVKMELPDFEAVMAVHLMGTVNCTKAVWEIMRAQNYGRIVFTSSSSGLYGNFGQSNYGAAKSAMVGLMNVLHLEGAKNDIRVNTLAPTAATRMTSDLLPPDALQLLTPESITPGVLFLVSDKAPSRVILCAGAGAFARTMIYETEGIYLDEAERTPETIAARFDDISNPDGQKALQGAFEQTTKFAMKAAAAKGVALPPRG from the coding sequence ATGACCATTCGTTTCGACGGGCGCGTCGCCATCGTCACGGGAGCCGGCAACGGACTCGGCCGGTCCCACGCGCTGGGCCTGGCCAGCCGTGGCGCCAAGGTGGTGATCGTCGATTTCGGCGGCGCACGTGACGGCACCGGCGGATCGTCGGAAGCCGCCGAGAAGGTGGTCGCCGAGATCAAGGCCGCCGGCGGCGAGGCGATGGCGCATGGCGCCAATGTCGCCGATTTCGCCCAGGTTCAGGACATGGTCGCCAAGACCATGGCGAAGTGGGGCCGCATCGACATTCTCATCAACAATGCCGGCATCCTGCGCGACAAGACCTTCGTCAAGATGGAGCTGCCGGACTTCGAGGCCGTGATGGCCGTGCACCTGATGGGCACGGTCAACTGCACCAAGGCGGTGTGGGAGATCATGCGCGCCCAGAATTACGGGCGCATCGTGTTCACCTCGTCGTCGTCGGGGCTCTACGGCAATTTCGGCCAGTCGAACTATGGCGCCGCCAAATCCGCCATGGTCGGCCTGATGAACGTGCTGCATCTTGAAGGCGCCAAGAACGACATCCGCGTCAACACGCTGGCGCCGACGGCGGCCACCCGTATGACCTCCGACCTGCTGCCGCCGGATGCGCTGCAATTGCTGACGCCGGAATCGATCACGCCCGGTGTTCTGTTCCTCGTCAGCGACAAGGCGCCGTCGCGCGTCATCCTCTGCGCGGGCGCCGGCGCCTTCGCCCGCACCATGATCTACGAGACCGAGGGCATCTATCTCGACGAGGCCGAGCGTACGCCGGAGACCATTGCCGCCCGGTTCGACGACATCTCGAATCCCGACGGCCAGAAGGCGCTGCAGGGCGCCTTCGAGCAGACAACAAAATTTGCCATGAAGGCCGCGGCTGCCAAGGGCGTTGCCCTTCCGCCCCGCGGCTGA